The Bombus fervidus isolate BK054 chromosome 3, iyBomFerv1, whole genome shotgun sequence genome includes a window with the following:
- the LOC139985271 gene encoding cytochrome c oxidase subunit 6A, mitochondrial produces MSKILRVGQFGRTFTRGMAEYIKTVDQRQHPVSNDTVKIFKLITYFVGVPLLGVCMANCYIKIREESHEPPPEFIHYPYMKIMNKAFPWMDGKHSLFHNTKKNYVPGIGYEE; encoded by the exons ATGTCGAAGATATTAAGGGTAGGTCAATTTGGCCGTACTTTCACGCGGGGTATGgcagaatatataaaaacagtGGATCAACGTCAACATCCAGTTTCCAACG AtactgttaaaatatttaagcttATCACCTATTTTGTGGGTGTTCCTTTATTGGGAGTTTGTATGGCTAATTGTTATATCAAAATTCGTGAAGAAAGTCATGAACCACCTCCAGAGTTCATTCATTATccatatatgaaaataatgaataag GCTTTCCCATGGATGGATGGAAAACATTCACTCTTTCATAATacgaaaaaaaattatgtaccTGGTATTGGTTACGAAGAGTAA
- the Bnb gene encoding bangles and beads, translating to MTKLLVITILCLLGQKTVLSMPVAENQEPLQVVPLEKSANPSNSGIPVAPEAVAAPNVEAAEPAPAEAKPAEAEKPSVRSEPAGENAQLSEKAEEKKEEAQQAKPEEKKEEAGQDKKPEQLQPQQQPQEAQQPEPEQKPEQAQEVKKEEEGLKQAASESHETVVQVVPQEKKQADADILVEQPVVKAIVPEGKSSEQVDSAEKSGEAPKEEAKEEKKAEEAKPSVRKDDEASSAASESEEKAQPAAEEKKLEKPQEEQEKKAEDKPDRVTRDAEVAAPEEKKIEQPAVEAEKSQQDQAKSPEENKPAAKNEKIQLPLEQPAIEQPAISPEDSAKTEEKPAEATAQPEKEAKSAEVSAAASASSNVQESVEQSAAKSAESSQAKRETAEAQPQAKSEQAEEKKEEPQKQQEAAKEAKEAKSDESSEEKSAEKKESKGSEEEKSSEESSSKQESKPAEESKPELLPKPQELTV from the exons ATGACGAAGTTACTCGTAATAACGATACTGTGCCTGCTCGGCCAGAAAACGGTGCTCTCGATGCCCGTAGCTGAGAATCAGGAACCTCTTCAAGTAGTTCCTCTGGAAAAATCGGCGAACCCAAGCAACTCAGGGATTCCAGTAGCTCCTGAAGCCGTTGCAGCACCAAACGTGGAGGCCGCTGAACCGGCGCCTGCCGAAGCGAAACCTGCCGAAGCTGAGAAGCCAAGCGTGAGGAGCGAACCCGCGGGTGAAAACGCTCAATTGTCTGAAAAGGCTgaggagaagaaagaggaagctCAGCAAGCGAAACCCGaggagaaaaaggaggaagCTGGCCAGGATAAGAAGCCTGAGCAACTGCAGCCGCAACAACAACCACAGGAGGCTCAACAACCTGAGCCAGAACAAAAGCCTGAACAGGCTCAAGAAGTCAAGAAGGAGGAAGAAGGTCTGAAGCAGGCGGCTTCCGAATCTCACGAAACTGTAGTGCAAGTTGTTCCGCAAGAAAAGAAACAGGCTGATGCTGATATTCTAGTAGAGCAACCCGTTGTT AAGGCTATAGTCCCAGAGGGCAAAAGCTCCGAGCAAGTAGATTCAGCAGAGAAAAGTGGAGAAGCTCCTAAAGAAGAagcaaaggaagaaaagaaagctgAGGAAGCGAAACCAAGCGTGAGAAAAGACGATGAGGCTAGCTCAGCAGCTTCCGAATCGGAAGAAAAGGCTCAGCCAGctgcggaggaaaagaagctCGAGAAGCCACAAGAGGAACAGGAAAAGAAGGCTGAGGACAAACCCGACCGTGTGACCCGCGACGCCGAAGTAGCTGCtccggaagagaagaaaatagaacAGCCAGCTGTTGAAGCTGAAAAGAGCCAACAAGATCAGGCTAAATCCCCAGAAGAGAACAAACCAGCTGCCAAGAACGAGAAGATTCAGCTTCCTCTCGAACAACCAGCGATCGAACAACCTGCAATCAGCCCCGAGGATTCGGCTAAGACCGAGGAGAAGCCTGCTGAAGCCACTGCTCAACCCGAAAAGGAAGCAAAGAGCGCCGAAGTATCTGCTGCAGCCTCTGCTTCCAGTAACGTTCAAGAATCTGTAGAACAATCGGCGGCCAAATCAGCCGAATCTAGCCAGGCTAAACGCGAAACCGCGGAAGCTCAGCCTCAAGCAAAGTCTGAACAAGCcgaggaaaagaaggaagaaccACAGAAACAGCAGGAAGCCGCGAAAGAAGCGAAAGAAGCGAAATCAGACGAATCTTCTGAAGAAAAATCGGCTGAGAAGAAGGAAAGCAAGGGCAGCGAGGAAGAGAAATCCTCCGAGGAGTCCTCCTCCAAACAGGAGTCCAAACCAGCTGAAGAGTCCAAGCCCGAATTGCTGCCTAAACCGCAAGAACTGACAGTATAa